One window of the Pseudomonas knackmussii B13 genome contains the following:
- the nuoK gene encoding NADH-quinone oxidoreductase subunit NuoK — MNAIPLEHGLALSGVLFCLGLAGLMVRRNILFVLMSLEVMMNAAALAFVVAGSRWGQPDGQVMFILVLSLAAAEASIGLAILLQLYRRFHTLDVDAASEMRG; from the coding sequence ATGAATGCAATCCCCCTGGAACACGGGTTGGCACTCTCCGGCGTGCTGTTCTGCCTCGGCCTGGCCGGTCTGATGGTGCGCCGCAACATCCTGTTCGTTCTGATGAGCCTGGAAGTGATGATGAACGCCGCCGCGCTGGCCTTCGTGGTCGCCGGTAGCCGTTGGGGTCAACCCGACGGCCAGGTGATGTTCATCCTGGTGCTCAGCCTGGCCGCGGCCGAGGCGAGCATCGGTCTGGCGATCCTGCTGCAACTGTATCGCCGCTTCCATACCCTCGATGTCGACGCTGCAAGCGAGATGCGCGGATGA
- the nuoJ gene encoding NADH-quinone oxidoreductase subunit J, with translation MEFAFYFAAGVAVLATLRVITNSNPVHALLYLIVSLLAVSMTFFSLGAPFAGALEIIVYAGAIMVLFVFVVMMLNLGPAIAEQERKWLKPGVWVGPGALSLVLLVELLLVLARTPSGAGIGHTTVDAKAVGISLFGPYLLVVELASMLLLAALVAAYHLGRHEAKE, from the coding sequence GTGGAATTCGCTTTCTACTTCGCCGCCGGCGTCGCCGTGCTGGCAACCCTGCGGGTCATCACCAACAGCAATCCGGTGCATGCCCTGCTCTATCTCATCGTTTCGCTGCTCGCCGTATCGATGACCTTCTTCAGCCTCGGCGCTCCGTTCGCCGGCGCTCTGGAAATCATCGTCTACGCCGGCGCGATCATGGTGCTGTTCGTCTTCGTGGTGATGATGCTCAACCTCGGCCCGGCCATCGCCGAGCAGGAACGCAAGTGGCTCAAGCCCGGCGTCTGGGTCGGCCCCGGCGCGCTGTCGCTGGTGCTGCTGGTCGAGCTGCTGCTGGTCCTGGCCCGCACCCCGAGCGGTGCCGGCATCGGCCACACCACCGTGGACGCCAAGGCCGTCGGCATCAGCCTGTTCGGTCCTTACCTGCTGGTCGTCGAACTGGCCTCGATGCTGCTGCTGGCGGCTCTGGTCGCCGCCTACCACCTCGGCCGCCACGAAGCGAAGGAATAA
- the nuoI gene encoding NADH-quinone oxidoreductase subunit NuoI, whose translation MIKEILHIVHGTYTQLRSLVMIFSHAFRKRDTLQYPEEPVYLPPRYRGRIVLTRDPDGEERCVACNLCAVACPVGCISLQKAETDDGRWYPEFFRINFSRCIFCGLCEEACPTTAIQLTPDFEMGEFKRQDLVYEKEDLLISGPGKNPEYNFYRVAGMAIAGKPKGSAQNEAEPINVKSLLP comes from the coding sequence ATGATCAAAGAAATTCTGCACATCGTGCATGGCACCTACACCCAGCTGCGCAGCCTGGTGATGATCTTCAGCCATGCCTTCCGCAAGCGTGACACCCTGCAATACCCCGAAGAGCCCGTGTACCTGCCGCCGCGCTACCGCGGCCGCATCGTCCTGACCCGCGATCCCGACGGCGAAGAGCGCTGCGTAGCCTGCAACCTGTGCGCCGTGGCCTGCCCGGTCGGCTGCATCTCGCTGCAGAAGGCCGAGACCGACGACGGTCGCTGGTACCCGGAATTCTTCCGCATCAACTTCTCCCGCTGCATCTTCTGCGGCCTGTGCGAAGAAGCCTGCCCGACCACCGCAATCCAGCTGACTCCGGATTTCGAGATGGGCGAGTTCAAGCGCCAGGACCTGGTCTACGAGAAGGAAGACCTGCTGATCTCCGGCCCCGGCAAGAACCCGGAATACAACTTCTACCGCGTCGCCGGCATGGCCATCGCCGGCAAGCCGAAAGGCAGCGCGCAGAACGAAGCCGAACCGATCAACGTCAAGAGCCTGCTGCCGTAA